One stretch of Sphingomonas sp. HF-S4 DNA includes these proteins:
- a CDS encoding group III truncated hemoglobin, whose product MTPPLSEDDLTRLVDTFYARVRDDAMLGPIFNGAIQDWPVHLARLQAFWSSVMRTSGRYKGRPMPAHIRHAETITPETFVRWLALWKETTEALFPPETAAALQTKARHIGESLSLGIEFYRDRLREMEAAGE is encoded by the coding sequence ATGACCCCGCCGCTCAGCGAAGACGATCTCACGCGCCTGGTCGATACCTTCTATGCGCGCGTCCGCGACGACGCGATGCTGGGGCCGATCTTCAACGGTGCGATCCAGGACTGGCCCGTGCACCTCGCCCGGCTCCAGGCCTTCTGGTCGTCGGTGATGCGGACCAGCGGGCGCTACAAGGGCCGGCCGATGCCCGCGCATATCCGCCACGCCGAGACGATCACGCCCGAGACCTTCGTGCGCTGGCTCGCGCTGTGGAAGGAGACGACAGAGGCGTTGTTTCCTCCTGAAACGGCGGCAGCGCTGCAGACCAAGGCCCGCCATATCGGCGAGAGCCTGTCGCTGGGGATCGAATTCTACCGCGACCGGCTGCGCGAAATGGAGGCGGCGGGGGAGTAA